One part of the Rutidosis leptorrhynchoides isolate AG116_Rl617_1_P2 chromosome 1, CSIRO_AGI_Rlap_v1, whole genome shotgun sequence genome encodes these proteins:
- the LOC139842477 gene encoding receptor-like protein 6, whose protein sequence is MIPSSPGSIPGSLSNLTQLTELNLAQNNFTSTVPSLAALSKLTILDLSENNFMKESAYDWIGKLTNLKELHLNNMNIYQEILPYFANLTNLDVFLMSTNFIPGCIPSSFMNLTQLTYVDLLNNRLNGAIPSAFSNFKKLNFVGQSGNKFNGSVDLDTFIGLKNLDGLHLEGVSVVTTDNYTDSTLLPQLKELQLTSCDLKEFPSFLRFQKEMTSLQLNKNKFGGVIPEWILNNSKETMFFIDLSENFITGEIPPLICQVESLLLLDLSYNSLTGPLPTCLFGKSMFFINLSQNNFGGTISNTFTQECQLKMFDLSGNRFLGQLPKSLANCTSLKSLSVSDNSFDGVFPFWLGSLTELQVLILSFNRFSSEIHDLPTLSSDFPKLQMLDLSNNGFSGQLPDNYFKIWKAMKSSTVGFRTYITNKREKHPKIINKFALIDFSCNNFEGEIPQSLTDLQGLGSLNLSNNYLTGYMLPSFGNLKNLESLDLSHNKLSGKIPPELIQLTFLEEFNVSFNHLEGRIPTGKQFNTFENYSYVGNTLLCGKPLSNDCQGSTTPTLSQTSDEYESLLPSDIIDWVVILTGFGSGLAIGILLGMFVYVRYHNWVYKRFGLRKTQRKASQLPEEKPSLSIIDVSE, encoded by the coding sequence ATGATTCCTTCTTCTCCCGGGAGCATTCCGGGTTCACTCTCTAACTTGACACAACTCACAGAACTGAATCTTGCTCAAAATAATTTCACAAGCACAGTTCCTTCATTAGCAGCTTTGTCGAAACTCACAATTTTAGATCTTAGTGAAAACAATTTCATGAAGGAAAGTGCGTACGACTGGATTGGGAAACTGACCAACCTTAAAGAGCTCCATCTAAATAATATGAACATATACCAAGAAATACTTCCTTATTTTGCAAACTTAACCAATCTTGATGTTTTCTTAATGTCTACCAATTTTATACCTGGTTGTATCCCATCTTCATTTATGAACCTCACCCAACTAACATATGTAGATCTTCTTAATAATCGATTGAACGGTGCCATTCCCAGTGCCTTTTCTAACTTCAAAAAGCTAAATTTTGTTGGCCAAAGTGGTAACAAATTTAACGGCAGTGTAGACCTAGACACGTTCATAGGACTCAAAAACCTCGACGGTTTGCATTTAGAAGGGGTATCAGTTGTCACCACTGACAACTATACCGATAGCACGCTGCTACCTCAACTGAAAGAATTGCAACTGACATCATGTGACTTGAAGGAATTTCCCAGCTTCCTGCGTTTCCAAAAGGAAATGACAAGTTTACAACTTAACAAGAACAAATTCGGTGGTGTGATACCCGAGTGGATTTTAAACAACAGTAAAGAAACAATGTTTTTTATTGATCTATCAGAAAACTTTATCACTGGAGAGATACCACCATTGATATGTCAAGTTGAATCCCTTCTACTACTAGATTTGTCATATAACAGCTTGACTGGACCCCTTCCTACATGTCTTTTTGGAAAATCGATGTTTTTTATTAATCTTTCTCAAAATAACTTTGGTGGCACAATATCAAATACATTTACACAAGAATGCCAGTTGAAGATGTTTGATTTGAGCGGAAATCGATTTTTGGGTCAGTTACCGAAATCATTAGCTAACTGTACTAGCTTGAAGTCTCTCAGCGTTAGTGATAACTCTTTTGATGGTGTCTTCCCGTTTTGGTTAGGATCTCTTACCGAGCTTCAAGTTCTGATCTTAAGTTTCAACAGGTTCTCCAGTGAAATTCATGATCTGCCTACTCTTAGCTCTGACTTTCCCAAGTTACAGATGTTGGACCTATCAAACAATGGCTTCAGTGGTCAACTACCTGACAACTACTTCAAGATTTGGAAGGCAATGAAATCATCTACTGTAGGATTCAGAACTTATATAACTAACAAACGTGAGAAACACCCAAAGATCATAAACAAATTTGCTCTAATTGACTTCTCATGTAACAATTTCGAAGGAGAGATCCCACAATCACTAACAGATCTTCAAGGCCTTGGATCACTTAATCTTTCCAACAACTATCTTACTGGTTATATGTTACCATCATTTGGGAACCTAAAGAATCTCGAATCATTAGATCTATCTCATAACAAACTATCTGGAAAAATTCCTCCGGAGTTGATACAACTTACCTTCCTTGAGGAGTTTAACGTGTCGTTCAACCATCTTGAAGGGCGCATACCAACTGGGAAACAGTTCAATACATTTGAGAACTACTCTTACGTGGGTAATACTCTACTGTGTGGAAAACCATTATCAAATGATTGTCAAGGTTCAACGACACCAACACTTTCACAAACAAGCGATGAATACGAGTCTCTCCTTCCAAGTGATATAATCGATTGGGTTGTCATACTCACTGGCTTTGGAAGTGGGTTGGCAATTGGAATTCTTTTGGGGATGTTTGTATATGTAAGGTATCACAATTGGGTTTATAAGCGATTTGGGTTGAGGAAGACACAGCGTAAGGCTTCTCAGTTACCGGAGGAGAAACCAAGTCTTTCTATAATTGATGTTAGTGAATAA